Genomic segment of Rickettsiella endosymbiont of Xylota segnis:
AATTTAGTCGATAAGACCTGGCATTTAGCAAAAAATGAAGAAGAAACTAAATTAACGGATTTTGAATTTCAGCTTTGGCGCGTGTTTTATGGATTTACCCGCTGGCAGGAAGGCTGTGAAAGGGTTGCTAATCAAACGGATCTCTCTGGAAGTGAGTTATCTCTTCTACATATTATTCGAATGAAAGATAGGCCTAAAACTATTAGTGAATTAACCCGTTTATTAAATCGAGGTGGCAGTGCTTTTAATATAAATTACAGCATTCAGAAACTAATTAAAAATGGCTTAATCCGTAAGCTAGTGGATGAAAACAATAAGAAGGCCTTTTCTTATGAGATTACAGAAGAAGGTATTAAAAATACAGACGCCTATACTGCACTTAGGAGAAATATTTTAATTGCACTTCTTAAGAAGAAAAAAGGATTAAATTTAGAACAATTTACAGATACATTATCCGAACTTATTGCTCTTTATGAAGAAGCTGACCGAGCAGTTCTTGCTTATTATGGCAATTAATAAATTTTAGATAACTATAGATAGTCTTTTAAACACAACCTCTTATACAGAAATCG
This window contains:
- a CDS encoding winged helix DNA-binding protein — encoded protein: MNNLVDKTWHLAKNEEETKLTDFEFQLWRVFYGFTRWQEGCERVANQTDLSGSELSLLHIIRMKDRPKTISELTRLLNRGGSAFNINYSIQKLIKNGLIRKLVDENNKKAFSYEITEEGIKNTDAYTALRRNILIALLKKKKGLNLEQFTDTLSELIALYEEADRAVLAYYGN